The stretch of DNA TACCGCCTGTCGGTACTGAGCAACCGCGTCAGCGGCACGATCGCGCGCATCTACACCGAGCGCTTCGCCCTGAGCATTACCGAGTGGCGGGTGATGGCCGTGCTCGGGCGCTATCCGGACCTGTCGGCCAACGAGGTTGCCCAGCGCACGGCGATGGACAAGGTCGCCGTCAGCCGCGCGGTCGCCCGCCTGCTCGAAGCCGGGCGCCTGCAGCGCGAGATCCACGGCGACGACCGTCGCCGCTCGGTGCTGCGACTGTCGGAAGCCGGCTACGGGATCTACGACGAGGTCGCGCCGCTGGCGCTCGAGTTCGAGCGCCGTCTGCTGCAGGGCATCGACGATGCCGAGCGGGCGCTGCTGTTCCGCCTGCTCGACCGGCTCGACGAGCTGGAGCTGCGCGCGGACGCGGAGCAGCCGGCACCCTAGGCCTCAGCCGTGCTCGATCGAAACCACCCGCCACGCAGGGAACTCGCTGCCGACGTCGGGCGTATCGATCCAGCCGCACGCCAGCAGCCCGTCGTCGCTGCCGGCCTCGCACAGATACACCGCGACCGCGCCGCGCTGCTGCTCGGTGCGCACGATCGCCCAGCCGGCCGGCAAGGTCCGCTTCTCGCGCCGATACTCGACGGCGAGGAACGGCGTCGCATCGGCTTCGAGGATTTCGCGACCCGCCGATGACTCGTGCGCGGTCACCGTGGCGATCTCGGCGTCGAGCTGCGGCGGCACCGGTGGCCGCTCGATCACCAGGCCATGCCCCTCCAGTCGCGCGGCGACCTCGCCCGGCAGCGCATACGCCAGCGGTCGGCGCACCGACTGCTCGGCGACGAAGCGGCCGATGTAGGGCACCTTCACACTGATCGGCTCGCCTTCGAGCATGTACGGCGCGCGCGTGAGCACTTCGACTTCCAGGTCCTCGAACGCTTCCAGGCGGTAGCGCACCGCAATCTCGTCCGGCGGCATCTCGCAGTTGTCGAGCAGCGCGACGATCTGCGCGCCGTTCGCGGCGACATAGGCCAGTGTTTCGCGGACGAACGCGTAAGTGGTCAGCACCCGCTGTTCGAAGCTGATGTAGGCGTAGGTTTCCAGCAACAGGTCCAGGCGGTTGCACAGGCCGCGGTAGTTGCCACCGAAACGCGGATGGTGGGTGTAGGTGATCCAGCCGCTGCCCTCGCCGCCTTCGTCGCGCAGGAAGTTGCCGTAGTAGAACGTGTCGCGGCCGTCGTTCTCCTTCACCGCCGCGGTCACCGCCGGCAGCAGGTGGTCGCGCATGAACTCGACCGGCTCGCTGCGGCCGCTCAGCGCGGTGTGCGGGATGTCGTAGGTCAGGTCGAAACGGTGGATCGAACCGTTGGTGGCGTGGCAGTCGATGCTCAGGTGCGGATTCCAGGTGTGCATCACCCGCGTCTGCAGCAGCCGCATCTCCGGTGCCTGCTGGCGCATGTAGTCGCGGTTGAGGTTGATGCCGGCGGCGTTCACGCGGGTGCCGACGCCGCTGTCCGGGCCCAGCTGGCCGGTGAAATGGGCGATGTCGAGGCGCCGGTTTTCCGGATCGATGCGCTCGTTGCCGTCGGCATTGAACAGAGGCACCAGGAGCAACGTGATGTGCTCCAGCAGATCGCCGTGCGCGCCGTCGAGCAGGTCACGCACGAACATCAGGCCGGCTTCCTTGCCCTCGACTTCGCCGGCATGGATGCCGCACATCACCAGCACCACGGGCAATCCCAGCTTGCGCGCCTGCTCGGGCTTGGTCACGCCAGTGGCCGAGAGCACCAGCAGCGGCAGCGTGCGGCCTTCCGGGGTCTGGCCGAAATCGGTGACGTGCAGGCGCGGGTCGTTTCGTGCCGCCAGTTCGTCGATGAACGCCATCACGTCGGCATGGCGCGAGGTGAAGGTGTAGTCGCTGCTTTCGGCGCGGGTCAGCGGGGACGGCTGCGGCATGTCGGAGTCCGGCGGAGCGAAGGCAGCTACCTTACGCGGGTGGACCTCAATGGGCCGTCATGGGGGCAAACGAAAACGGCGGCCCGAAGGCCGCCGCTGTCGTTCAAGGCAAGGTGGATCCCGGCTTTCGCCGGGATGACGATTTGGCAAAGCCGTGGCCGCGAGGCGGCCACGGGCCAAATCGTCACTTCACGCCGTGCATCAGCTTCTGCACCAGCGGTGCGATCAGGAACAGCAGCACGCCGGCGCCGACCAGGGCCCAGAAGCCGAAGGTGTAGCCGCTCAGCGCCGAGGCCGTGGTCATGCCGCCTTCGCCGCTGACGTGGCCGGCGAAGATGCCCGACAGGTTGTTGCCGATGCCGGTCGAGAGGAACCAGCCGCCCATGCCGAAGCCGACCAGGCGCAGCGGGGCCAGCTTGGTCACCATCGACAGGCCGATCGGCGACAGGCACAGCTCGCCCACCGACTGGATCCAGTAGACCGCGAACAGGGTCCAGAACGGGATCAGGCCAGCGGCCGTGACCAGCTTCGACAGCGCGAACATCAGCAGCAGGAACGCCAGGCCGTTGAAGATCAGGCCCAGGCCGAACTTGCGCGGGATCGACGGATTGGCGCGACCCAGCTTGACCCAGCCCCAGGCGATCAGCGGCGCCATGGTGATGATCGCCACCGAGTTGACGCTCTGGAACCAGGCAGTCGGGAACACGCGTTCGCCGCTGAGCGAGTAGACCAGGTTGGCCAAGCCGGGACCGAAGATGTCGCGGTCGACGATCTTGTCGGCCAGGAAGGTGAAGGAACTGCCGGCCTGCTCGAAGAACATCCAGAACAGGATGTTGAAGGTGAAGATGATCAGCATCGCGATGCAGCGGTCGCGCTGGACGGCGCCTTCACGGAAGGCCTCGACCAGCAACATGCCGCACAGCGCCAGGAACATCACCGTCAGCACGCCCTGCAGCGCACCGGCGCCCATGGCCAGCAGGAAGTACACGACCGGAATCGCGAACAGCGCGCCGATCAGCACGTACAGCACCTTGCGCTTGTCCGCGCCGTCCACCGGCGGGCGGCCGATGCCTTCCAGGCCGCGGCGGCCGAACCAGAACCACACCAGGCTGATCAGCATGCCGACGCCGGCGGCCATGAACACGACCTTGTAGGCCGGCATGGTGTCGGTGCCGAAGATCTTGCGTGCCAGGTACTGGGTCAGCAGCGGTGCGAGCATCGCGCCGAGGTTGATGCCCATGTAGAAGATGGTGAAGCCCGAGTCGCGACGTTCGTCACCGACGTTGTAGAGCTTGCCCACCATCGTCGAGATGTTCGGCTTGAACAGGCCGTTGCCGACCACGATCGTGGCCAGGCCGAGCTTGAAGATGGCCTCGTTGGGCAGCGCGATCATGAAAAGGCCGGCGGCCATGATCACCGCGCCGAGCAGGATCGACCGCTGGTAGCCCAGCACCCGGTCGGCTATGTAGCCGCCGAAGATCGCCGCGGCGTACACCAGCGCCAGGTAGGCGCCGTAGACGCGGTTGGCCGGGGCTTCGCCGGCGGCATCGCCACCGTAGAACTGGGCGACGATGTACAGCACCAGCGCCCAGCGGATTCCGTAGAACGCGAAGCGCTCCCAGAACTCCGTCATGAAGAGCATCCACAGCGGCTTGGGATGCCCCAGGGTCTGCTTGAAGTCTGGAATCGGCGCGGCCTGGCCGGGCGTAGGTATAGCGGTTCCGCTCATGCGGTATCCCCTGGAAATCGATACAAGTACTGAAAGGAAAAAACCCACGCCGGCTGGCACGGGACCGGGGAGATTTACCGGCTGAGGCCGGTCTCGTCAAACCCGCGTGAAGACCGGCCAGAATGTGCTGCGCTGCAGCATCAAAGCTGAATAGCGGTCGCACTTATGCACGAAGGGACTCAGCCTGATGGGGCAATTGATTCCGCCAAGTCAGGTCTAGGTCGGGGACAGGCGATTTCGGCCGGTTCGGGCGGGTGCTGCGCCGGGGCTGTCGCTTCAGCCGCCGCCCAGTGCCTGGGCCAGCAGGCGCGGGAAGTCCGGATGCGCGGCGGCCAGGCGCTGCTGCGCCTGCTCAAGGGTGCTCCAGGACAGGGCGGCATGCTCTTGCCGGTTCTGCGGCGTGCCCGTCCAGGCCTCGACTACGTACAGCCGTAGCCGCCACGGCTCCGGCGCGTCGCCGGCGATGGCATCGAGGTAGCGCATGCGTGTGGGGGCGATCCCCAACTCCTCGTCAAGCTCGCGTCGCAGCGCCTCATCAGCACTTTCGCCCGGCTCGATATGGCCACCGAACACGTCCCAGGCGCCGGCCAGCCAGTCGCAATCGTCGCTGCGCAGGCCGAGCAGCACCTCGCCATCTTTCACGATGAACGCGCCGACACAGTCGTGCACGCGCGCCGCCACGTGCTTACCCCGGCGTTGCGCCGTAGCTGCCGCCGGCACCTATCACCGTGCGCACGTCGAACAGCTCGGGGAAGAAGGTCAGCTCCAGCGCCTGCTTGAGGAAGCCCACGCCGCTGGATCCGCCGGTGCCGCGCTTGAAGCCGATGATGCGCATGACCGTGCGCATGTGGCGGAAACGCCACAGCTGGAACTGGCTTTCCAGGTCGACCAGGTCCTCGCACAGGTGGTAGGCCTGCCAGTGCGCGTCGGTGTCCTCGTAGATGCGCTCGAACACCGGCAGCAGGTCCGGGTCGGCGACATGCGCGTGCGACCAGTCGCGCTCGACGTGCCGTGCCGGCACCGCGTGGCCATGGCGGGCCAGGTAGCGCAGGGCCTCGTCGTACAGGCTCGGCGACTCGAGCACTTCGCGCAGGCTCGCCTCGGCCTTGGCGTCGTGGCCGAACACCTTGAGCATCGCCGCATTCTTGTTGCCGAGCAGGAATTCGATGGTGCGGTACTGCAGCGACTGGAACCCCGACGACGGCCCGAGGATCTCGCGGAACTCCATGTACTCCGACGGCGTCAGCGTCTCCAGCACCGACCACATCTCGGTCAGCTGGCGCAGGATGTTCTTGCAGCGCGCGAAGATCTTCTGGCACTCGCCCAGGCGATCGGCGCGCAGGTGCGCGATCGCCGACTTGAGCTCGTGGATCATCAGCTTCATCCACAGCTCCGAAACCTGGTGCTGGACGATGAACAGCAACTCGTCGTGGTGCGGCGGATTGGACAGGCGCTGTTGCGCCGACAGCAGGGTGTCCAGCTGCAGGTATCCCGAATAGGTCATCCGCCCCGACAGGTCGGTGTGGATGCTCGCTTCCAGTTCGCGCTCGTTCTTCTCGACCGTCATTGCAGGCTCGTTGTGGCCGGCAAAGACGCCGGCTGGGGGGCCAAAAGGGTACCGCATCGGCCCGTCACCCCCCTGCAATACCTTGTCCGGCACAATCCGCCCGCCTGCACGGGGGGCCATGGCAGGCCTACAACGGGGATTCTCATGGACAAGAGCACGGGCCGCGGTGCGGCCAGGACGCTTGCGTTGGCAGCACTGCTGGCCGTGGCCGGCGGCACCAATGCACAAGTAGTGATCAGCCAGGTTTACGGCGGCGGTGGCGGTGCCAGCCCGCCCTTCAGCAACGACTTCGTCGAACTGCACAACCGCGGCGCGAGCGCGGTGGCCCTGTCAGGGCTGTCGGTGCAGTACGCCAGCGCCACCGGCACCGGCAACTTCGCCGGCGTCACGGTGCTGCCGACCTTCTCGCTGCAACCGGGCCAGTACTTCCTGGTGCAGATGACCGGCGGAACCACTGGCGCGCCGTTGCCCACGCCAGACGCCGTGGGCGGGGCCACCATGTCGGCCAACGCCGGCAAGGTCGCGCTGGTGCAAGCCACCACCGCCCTCGCCTGCAACGGTGGCAGCACGCCGTGCACGCCGCAGCAGCGGGCGCTGATCGTCGACCTGGTCGGCTATGGCACCGCCAACTTCTTCGAAGGCAGCGCGCCGGCACCGGGACTGAGCGCGGCCACGGCGGCCCTGCGCAAGGACAACGGCGGGACCGACAGCGACGACAACGCCGCCGACTTCATTGCCGCCGCGCCGACACCGCGCAACAGCGGATCTGCGCCGCCGCAACCGGATCCGGCCCTGCCCCTGACGATTGCGCAGATCCAGGGCGCCGCCCTGCGTTCGGCGCACGTCGGCAAGCGCGTGGTGACCGAAGGCATCGTGACCGCACTGCGCTTCAACAACGGATTCTTCCTGCAGAGCAGCAGTGAAGACGGCAACCCGGACACGTCCGATGCCGTGTTCGTCTACACCAGCTCGGCACCGCCGGCCAGCGCCGCCGTCGGCAATCGCGTGCGGGTGACCGGCCTGGTCGAAGAGTTCGTGCCGTCCACCAACGTCAACCAGCTCAGCGTCACCGAGATCACCGGACCGACCGTCGAACTGCTGCAAAGCGCGGTCGCGCTGCCGGCAGCGATTGAGCTGACGGCCGCCGACCTCGCCACGACCGCGACGCCGGGCACGCTCGAACGGCTCGAAGCGATGCGTGTCAGCGTTGGCAGCACGGTGGTCGTTGGCCCGTCGGAAGGCCGCATCGACGAGGACGACGCGACCTCCAGCGGCGACGGCGTCTTCTACGTCACCCTACCCGGCATCGCGACGCCGTTCCGCGAACCCGGCATCGGCGCGATGGATGCGGCATTGGCCAGCCTGCCTGCGGGCAAGAACCCGCCGTTGTTCGACACCAACCAGGAACGACTGATGGTGCGCAGCCGCGGCCAGGTCGGCGCTTTCGCCCTGGATGTCGACACCGGCGCGCAGGTCAGCGCGATGGTCGGCGTGCTCGACTACTTCGCCGGCACCTGGGCATTGCTGCCCGACACGGCCAGCGCGCCGGTCGCCAGCGGCGGTCGCGCACCGGAGGCGGTGGCCGATCCGGCCTACGACGCGGTCACCGTCGGCGGCTTCAACCTGCTGCGCTTCTTCGACGAGATCGCCGACAGCAATGGCGCGTCGACGATCAAGCCAGAAGCCGTGGCCAAACGCCTGGCAAAGACCGCGTCGGCAATCTGCGACTACCTCAAGACGCCCGACATCCTTGGCGTGGTCGAAGTCGAGAACCTGCGCGTGCTCGGCCTGCTCGCCGATCGCATCAACAGCAGCTGCGCCCGCGCGCCGGGCTATGCACCGTACCTGGTGCAGGGCAACGACATCGGCGGCATCAACGTCGGCTTCCTCGTCGCCAGACGCGATAATGGTGCCGGTGTCGCCCGCGTCGAAGTGAACGAAGTGGTGCAGTACGGCAAGGATGCGACGCTGGCCAACCCGGACGGCAGCACGAGCCTGCTCAACGATCGCCCGCCGCTGCTGCTGCGTGCCCGCGTGCACCAGGACAACGGCGCCAGCTATCCGGTCACGGTGATCGTCAACCACCTGCGTTCGCTCAGCGACATCGATTCGGTCGAACCGGGCAGCAATGGCTGGAGCAGCAACGGTGCGCGTGTGCGTGGCAAGCGCGCGGCACAGGCGGCGTATCTGGCCGGTCTGGTCAACTCGATCCAGCAGACGCATCCGGACGAGAAGATCGTGCTGGTCGGCGACTTCAATGCATTCGAGTTCAACGACGGCTACGTCGACGTGCTCGGCGTGATCAAGGGCGAGGAAGCGGCCAGCGACCAGGTGCTGACCTGGGTCGGCAGCCCGCTGGCGACGCCCCTGGTCGACGGTTCGCAACTGATCACCGACCCGGCCGAGCGCTATTCGTACCTGTACCAGGGCAATGCGCAGACGCTCGACCATGTGCTGGTCAACGAAGCGCTGGTGGTGGGCGCGGCACGGGTTCGCGTCGACCATGCGCGCATCAACGCCGACTTCGGCGTCGACCACTTTGGCGACAGCGGCGTGCCGATGCGCGTGTCCGATCACGATCCGGTGCGCGTGAGCATCGAAGTGGCGCAGTTCCGCAGTGCCGACCTCGCGGTCACCGCGACCGGCTCGCCGCAATCGCTGCACCCGGGCGAGACCGCGACGTGGACCGCCACGATCGGCAACGCCGGCCCCAATGCCGCTGAATCGGCTGCGGTCGCCTTCGTGTTCGATGCGCAGTTGACCCCGTCGATCACGGCGCCGGCCGGCTGGACCTGCGCCGCTCCCGTACAGGAGGCCGCAACGACTACCGTCACGTGCACCGCGCCGAACCTGGCAACACAGGCCAGCGCCTCCTTCACGCTGACCACGGCGGTCCCGGCACTGGCCCATGGCACCGCGCTGCACATGGCCGTGGCCGCGCGTTCGCAGACCCGCGACCGGGCCAATGGCGACAACCAGGCGACCGCCGAGGTCACCGTGGTCGCCGCCGCGGACCTGTCGGTGCAGATTGCCGGCGGCGCGCTGCCGGTGCGCAAGGGCGCGATCGCGACCTTCCTGGTGCCGGTACGCAATGCCGGGCCGGACGCCGCCCAACAGGCGCGCCTGGTACTGGAAGGCAACGTCGCCGTCGGCGCCGCGGCCGTCGCCGCACCCAGCGGCTGGAGCTGCACGCGCGAGGCCAGCGATGCCGGCTTCCGCGCGCAATGCCAGCGCAGCGGTGCGATGGTCGCCGGGACGCAGTGGTTCGCCTTTGCGATCGTGGTGCCGGATCGCCCGCGCCGCGGCACCGAACTGGAGTTCAGTGCCGAGATCGCGGCGGCCACGCCGGATCCCCAGGGTGGCAACAACCGCGATGTGGTGCGGGTGCGCATCGGCCGCTGAGACCACGCACGACACCTGCAACGGGCAACACCGGCAAGGGCGCGGCGTTCACCGCGCCCTTGTCGTTTGCGGGCATCGGACCTGCCGCTGCGACCACGCTCCATACCCCGCCGTGCGGCCGGGTGCCGGGCGGACCTACCTTTTTTGCGGCAAAGATGCATGCCGCAGCGCGCAACGGCCCTTAACAAGCCTTTGGTTATGATCTTCGCGAAAGCGCGTCGGCCAGGCCTGTGTTCGGGGCTACCAGACGCCGCGGAGCCAGGTCCGGTGCGTCTTCCGGGCCCAGCCATCCGATGCGGTGATGCGCCGGCACTGGATCCGGAACGCGGCCGATTCGGACTCCCAGCCACACATCATCCAGGACTTCCGCGATGACGGTCGCCGCGACCTTCGAAATCGAATACCTGCAATACCTCGGCCCGGACGGCAAGCCGGTGGCGGAGCTTCCTGCCGCTTTCCGCGATCCCAAGGCACTGCTGCCGCTGTTCAAGGAAATGCTGTTCGTGCGCACCTTCGACAGCAAGGCGATCGCCTTGCAGCGCACCGGCAAGCTCGGCACCTACGCCAGCTGCCTGGGCCACGAGGCCACGCACATCGGCATCGGCGCTTCGATGCAGCCCGCCGACGTGTTCGCACCGAGCTACCGCGAGTACGGTGCGCAGTTCATGCGCGGCGTGAAGCCGCGCGAAGTGCTGCTGTACTGGGGCGGCGACGAACGCGGCAACGACTTCTCCGGACCCAAGCACGATTACGCCTGGTGCGTGCCGATCTCCACGCAGTGCCTGCATGCCGCCGGCGCCGCGCTGGCGTTCAAGCTGCGCAAGCAGAAGCAGCTGGCGGTTGCCTGCTGCGGCGACGGCGGTTCGTCCAAGACCGACTTCTACGCCGCGCTCAATTCCGCCGGCGCCTACAAGCTGCCGCTGGTGCTGTGCGTCATCAACAACGGCTGGGCGATCTCCGTTCCGCGCTCGGCGCAGACCGGCGCCAAGACGCTGGCGCAGAAGGGCCTGGCCGGCGGCCTGCACTGCCTGCAGGTCGACGGCAACGACCTGATCGCCGTGCTCGAGGGCATGCGCCGCGCCAGCGAGCGCGCCCGCAGCGGTGAAGGCGGCAGCGTGATCGAGTTCATGACCTATCGCCTGCACGACCACACCACCGCCGACGATGCCCGCCGCTATCGCGAGGACGACGAGGTCAAGTCGGCCTGGACGCGCGAGCCGATCACCCGCCTGCGCACGTACCTGACCGAACAGGGCGTGTGGAGCGAGGCCGAGGAGAAGGCCTGGGCCGAGGAATGCGGCAAGCGCGTCGACGTCGAGATCAACGCCTACCTGGAAACACCGGTGCAGCCGGTCGAGGCCATGTTCGATTACCTCTATGCCGACATGCCGCCGGACGTCGCCGCCCAGCGTGCCTACGTGCTGGCGCAGGAGGGTCGCTGATGAGCGTCGAGGATCCGATCAAGACCGCAGCAACCAAGGGTGCGACTGCCATGGCCACCGCTCCGGCAACGCCGACCGCGATCACGTTGATCGAGGCGATCACCCAGGCGCTCGCCTACGAGATGCGCGCCGACGACACCGTGCTGGTGCTCGGCGAGGACGTCGGCGTCAACGGCGGCGTGTTCCGCGCTACCGCCGGCCTGCAGCAGCAGTTCGGCCCCGAGCGCGTGCTCGACACGCCGCTGGATGAAACCACCATTGCCGGCCTCACCGTCGGCCTGGCCGCGCAGGGCATGAAGCCGGTCGCCGAGTCGCAGTTCGACGGCTTCGTCTACCCGATGGTCGACCACATCATCTGCCACGCCGCGCGTTTCCGTTACCGCACCCGCGGCCGCCTGACCTGCCCGATGGTGCTGCGCGTGCCTTGGGGCGGTGGCATCCGCGCGCCGGAGCACCACAGCGAAGCCAACGAATCGATCTTCACCAACGTGCCCGGCCTGCGCGTGGTCATGCCGTCGTCGCCGGCGCGTGCCTACGGCCTGCTGCTGGCCGCGATCCGCGAACCGGATCCGGTCATCTTCATGGAGCCCAAGCGCATCTACCGCCAGTACAAGGAAGTGGTGCCCGACGACGGCGAAGCCCTGCCGCTGGACGTGTGCTACGTGCTGCGCGACGGCACCGACGTGACCCTGGTGACCTGGGGCGCGCAGGTGAAGGAAACGCTCGAGGCCGCCGAGAAGCTCGCCGCGCAGGGCATCAGTGCCGAAGTGATCGACGTGGCGACGCTGCGTCCGCTCGACTTCGCCACGATCGCTGAATCGGTCAGCCGTACCGGTCGCTGCGTGATCGTGCATGAAGCGCCCAAGACCGCCGGCTTCGGCGCCGAGATCGCCGCGCGCCTGGCTGAGGAGTCGATGTTCGACCTGGTCGCACCGGTCGAGCGCGTCACCGGCTACGACACGCACATCCCGCTGTTCCGCCTGGAGATGAAGTACCTGCCCAGCGTGGAACGCATCGTCACCGCGGCCAAGCGGACCCTGGCAGCGAGCTGAGGACACAACCACGCATGCGCCACGCCCGCGTCGTAGTCGCCCACCGCGCACCGGATCGCCCGGCGATCCGGATCGCACGCGGCGAAGACGTGACGCTGGGAGAGCGTGACCGCGACTGGCCGCAGTTCGTCTGGACAACCATCGCCGAGGGGCATGGCGGATGGGTTCCGGCGGCCCTGTTCGACAGCGAGCAGGGCTCGGCCAAGGCGCTGTCGGACTACGACACGCGCGAACTCGATGCCCGCGCCGACGAGATCGTCACCCTGCACTACGAGCTGGCGCAGTGGTGGTGGGCAGAGAATGCGCTGGGCATGCAGGGCTGGATCCCGGCGCGTGCGCTGGAGATCCTCGACGACGACGAGGGCGAGGACGCATGAACGACGCTTCGGCGCAGGCAAAGTCGAAGGCCATCAACCTGGCGGCCAAGCTGGCGCAGTTCGGGCAGCACTGGTCGCCGCGGGTGGTCGCGCAGATGAATGACGTGCAGTTCAAGCTGGTGAAGATGCAGGGCGAGTTCGTCTGGCATTCGCACGAGGACACCGACGAGGTGTTCATCGTCGTCAAGGGACGGATGGAGATCGGCTACCGCGACCACGACGTGGTGCTGGGCGAAGGCGAGATGTGTGTCATTCCGCGCGGCGTCGAGCACATCACCCGTGCCAGCGAGGAATGCCACGCACTGATCATCGAGCCGGCCGGCGTGGTCAACACCGGCGATGCCGGCGGCGAGCTGACCGCGCGCAACGATGTGTGGATTTGAGAATTTGACACCCAAGCGACGCAACCCTAGGGACGACACCGCATGAGCAACAAGACCTTCTTCCTCCCCGACCTCGGCGAGGGCCTGCCCGACGCAACCATCGTCGAGTGGTTCGTGAAGGAAGGCGACACCATCCGCCTCGACGACAACCTGGTGTCGATGGAAACCGCCAAGGCCGTGGTCGAGGTGCCTTCGCCGGTGTCCGGCAAGGTGATCCGCCTCGCCGGTGCGCCGGGCGACGTGATCATCACCGGCAAGATGCTGGCCGAGTTCGAGATCGATCCGTCGATGCCGCAGCGCGCCGAGGGCCAGGACACCGGTCACCACCATGGCGCCGGCAGCCACGCGCCCGAGGACGGCGACAAGGTCATCGCCTCCGACGACGGCGGCACGATCAGCGCCGGCGACCAGGCCGCCGCGCCGAAGGCAGAGGCCAAGCGCGACGACGCCGGCACGGTGGTCGGCGCGATGCAGAGTTCCGATGCGGTGCGCAGCGAGCAGGCGGTCGCGGTCGGCGGCGTCAAGGCGATGCCGGCCGTGCGCGCACTGGCGCGCAAGCTCGGTGTCGACCTGACGCGCGTGCGCGCTACCGGCGCCGACAGCGTGGTGACGATGGACGACGTCAAGCGCGCGGCCGCTGATGGGTCGGCCAAGGCTGGCGCGGCTCCAGTGGCGGCGGCGGCAGCCCCGGCGCCTGCCCGTGCCAGCGCCCCCGAAGCCCCCGCTGCCCGCAGCACGCTCTCGCAGGCCGGCAAGCCGGTCCGCACGCAGCCGCCGGGCGTCAGCGCCAGCGGCCAGCCGGAGCAGCTCAAGGGCGTGCGCCGCAACATGGCACGCGTGATGGCCGATGCTCACGCCAAGGTTGTCCCGACCACGCTGTGCGACGACGCCGACCTGCACGCCTGGGTCGGCAAGCAGGACATCACCGCGCGCCTGGTGCGCGCGATAGTCACTGCCTGCAAGGCGGTGCCGGCGCTCAATGCCTGGTTCGACGGCGACAACCTCAGCCGCACCCTGCACCCGCAGGTCGACATCGGCATCGCGGTCGACACCGACGACGGCCTGTTCGTGCCGGCGCTGCGCAATGCCGACATGCTCGATGGCGCCGGCGTGCGCACCGCGATCCAGCGCCTGCGCGCGCAGGTCGAGGATCGTTCGATCCCGGCAAGCGAGCTGAGCGGCTACACGATCTCGCTGTCCAACTTCGGCATGTTCGCCGGCCGCTATGCGACGCCGGTGGTGGTGCCGCCGTGCGTGGCGATCATCGGCGCGGGCAAGCTCAGCCACGACGTGGTTGCCGTGATCGGTGGCATCGAAGTGCATCGCCGCATGCCGATCTCGCTGACCTTCGACCATCGCGCCTGCACGGGCGGCGAAGCGGCGCGTTTCCTCAAGGCGCTGCTGGACGATATGTCTTTGCCGACGTAATCCATGCCTTGCATGGATTACCCCAAAGTTTGTACTTGCAAACTTCGGGCCCCGCCATGCGCTGCCATACCCCCGATTCGCGCACGCGCGAATCGCCCCCCTAACTAAGGGGGGCTGGTGCCCCCAGTAACGCCGAGGACGATCAATGAGCCATC from Lysobacter arenosi encodes:
- a CDS encoding lamin tail domain-containing protein, which gives rise to MDKSTGRGAARTLALAALLAVAGGTNAQVVISQVYGGGGGASPPFSNDFVELHNRGASAVALSGLSVQYASATGTGNFAGVTVLPTFSLQPGQYFLVQMTGGTTGAPLPTPDAVGGATMSANAGKVALVQATTALACNGGSTPCTPQQRALIVDLVGYGTANFFEGSAPAPGLSAATAALRKDNGGTDSDDNAADFIAAAPTPRNSGSAPPQPDPALPLTIAQIQGAALRSAHVGKRVVTEGIVTALRFNNGFFLQSSSEDGNPDTSDAVFVYTSSAPPASAAVGNRVRVTGLVEEFVPSTNVNQLSVTEITGPTVELLQSAVALPAAIELTAADLATTATPGTLERLEAMRVSVGSTVVVGPSEGRIDEDDATSSGDGVFYVTLPGIATPFREPGIGAMDAALASLPAGKNPPLFDTNQERLMVRSRGQVGAFALDVDTGAQVSAMVGVLDYFAGTWALLPDTASAPVASGGRAPEAVADPAYDAVTVGGFNLLRFFDEIADSNGASTIKPEAVAKRLAKTASAICDYLKTPDILGVVEVENLRVLGLLADRINSSCARAPGYAPYLVQGNDIGGINVGFLVARRDNGAGVARVEVNEVVQYGKDATLANPDGSTSLLNDRPPLLLRARVHQDNGASYPVTVIVNHLRSLSDIDSVEPGSNGWSSNGARVRGKRAAQAAYLAGLVNSIQQTHPDEKIVLVGDFNAFEFNDGYVDVLGVIKGEEAASDQVLTWVGSPLATPLVDGSQLITDPAERYSYLYQGNAQTLDHVLVNEALVVGAARVRVDHARINADFGVDHFGDSGVPMRVSDHDPVRVSIEVAQFRSADLAVTATGSPQSLHPGETATWTATIGNAGPNAAESAAVAFVFDAQLTPSITAPAGWTCAAPVQEAATTTVTCTAPNLATQASASFTLTTAVPALAHGTALHMAVAARSQTRDRANGDNQATAEVTVVAAADLSVQIAGGALPVRKGAIATFLVPVRNAGPDAAQQARLVLEGNVAVGAAAVAAPSGWSCTREASDAGFRAQCQRSGAMVAGTQWFAFAIVVPDRPRRGTELEFSAEIAAATPDPQGGNNRDVVRVRIGR
- the pdhA gene encoding pyruvate dehydrogenase (acetyl-transferring) E1 component subunit alpha, whose protein sequence is MTVAATFEIEYLQYLGPDGKPVAELPAAFRDPKALLPLFKEMLFVRTFDSKAIALQRTGKLGTYASCLGHEATHIGIGASMQPADVFAPSYREYGAQFMRGVKPREVLLYWGGDERGNDFSGPKHDYAWCVPISTQCLHAAGAALAFKLRKQKQLAVACCGDGGSSKTDFYAALNSAGAYKLPLVLCVINNGWAISVPRSAQTGAKTLAQKGLAGGLHCLQVDGNDLIAVLEGMRRASERARSGEGGSVIEFMTYRLHDHTTADDARRYREDDEVKSAWTREPITRLRTYLTEQGVWSEAEEKAWAEECGKRVDVEINAYLETPVQPVEAMFDYLYADMPPDVAAQRAYVLAQEGR
- a CDS encoding alpha-ketoacid dehydrogenase subunit beta, with product MATAPATPTAITLIEAITQALAYEMRADDTVLVLGEDVGVNGGVFRATAGLQQQFGPERVLDTPLDETTIAGLTVGLAAQGMKPVAESQFDGFVYPMVDHIICHAARFRYRTRGRLTCPMVLRVPWGGGIRAPEHHSEANESIFTNVPGLRVVMPSSPARAYGLLLAAIREPDPVIFMEPKRIYRQYKEVVPDDGEALPLDVCYVLRDGTDVTLVTWGAQVKETLEAAEKLAAQGISAEVIDVATLRPLDFATIAESVSRTGRCVIVHEAPKTAGFGAEIAARLAEESMFDLVAPVERVTGYDTHIPLFRLEMKYLPSVERIVTAAKRTLAAS
- a CDS encoding SH3 domain-containing protein, translated to MRHARVVVAHRAPDRPAIRIARGEDVTLGERDRDWPQFVWTTIAEGHGGWVPAALFDSEQGSAKALSDYDTRELDARADEIVTLHYELAQWWWAENALGMQGWIPARALEILDDDEGEDA
- a CDS encoding cupin domain-containing protein; this encodes MNDASAQAKSKAINLAAKLAQFGQHWSPRVVAQMNDVQFKLVKMQGEFVWHSHEDTDEVFIVVKGRMEIGYRDHDVVLGEGEMCVIPRGVEHITRASEECHALIIEPAGVVNTGDAGGELTARNDVWI